A stretch of Usitatibacter palustris DNA encodes these proteins:
- a CDS encoding TonB-dependent receptor, with amino-acid sequence MASIASAQQTPPPKSEATEKVERVVVTATKRESSLQDVPFSINAQTEEDIRKSGAVTLEDLSRNVAGLAVQNLGPGQSQVSIRGVSSGQIVRDQPGVKEQVGVYLDETAISMSLFTPDIDLFDLNRVETLRGPQGTLYGSGNIGGTIRYITNAARLGVSEGVVEANVNTIQDGSTGGGVKAALNVPLGETAAMRLVGYATKFGGWTDALGPAGDKDVNGGDRMGGRLSFTIQPNRDVTITPRIVYQKVTADGFNRQEVYNLYANPYTTTVPPVTFGDDQQYLKLSEKFEDKTTIADLTMRFGFASTELTSVTTYTDRNILVSRDASALTGSVSVDLGFPTAGVLLPSNLMDTTDYKGFTQELRLSSWGPGPLQWVAGLFYADTDRKYAQRLPTPGYDAFTDATLGAGTSAATANGFPANSPYNADLPYNLKQTAIFGELSYELTDKLTGTAGIRYYDYKEERTFKSGGLFANGDNQFDKTKSDGYSPRFLLAYKMSPGVTWNAQASKGFRLGGVNDPLNLPLCSDQDEAIFGGYQRFKDESLWNYELGVKMAQPGLTFNAAAFHTQMKDLQVTLDAGSCSSRVVFNVPKAHSTGIEAELSWRPTNNLEIGFAGSAVNAEFDSTVVDGTGAVLGGIRDGNRLPSVPELQFTASLTWNFNLVGKESYVTASYQYVGSRFTQPSDQENNPRRFVHNLPFLGAPASAATTVDLELPKYNLVNLSAGMEFDRGFSAIVYVNNLTDEKALLSFDRERGGRARLGFQTNQPRTIGVTLRKSF; translated from the coding sequence GTGGCAAGCATTGCCAGTGCCCAGCAAACGCCGCCGCCCAAGTCCGAGGCTACCGAGAAAGTCGAGCGCGTCGTCGTCACTGCGACAAAACGCGAGTCTTCGTTGCAGGACGTGCCGTTCTCGATCAACGCGCAGACCGAGGAGGACATCCGCAAATCCGGCGCGGTGACACTCGAGGATCTGTCGCGCAATGTCGCCGGCCTCGCCGTGCAGAACCTCGGTCCGGGGCAAAGCCAGGTATCCATCCGCGGCGTCTCCTCGGGGCAGATCGTCCGCGACCAGCCTGGCGTCAAGGAGCAAGTGGGTGTCTACCTCGACGAAACCGCGATCTCGATGTCGCTGTTCACGCCGGACATCGACCTGTTCGACTTGAACCGCGTCGAGACGCTGCGCGGCCCGCAAGGCACGCTCTATGGCTCCGGCAACATCGGCGGCACGATTCGCTACATCACCAATGCGGCGAGGCTGGGCGTCAGTGAAGGCGTCGTCGAAGCCAACGTGAACACGATTCAGGACGGCAGCACCGGAGGCGGCGTAAAGGCGGCGTTGAACGTGCCCCTGGGCGAGACGGCGGCCATGCGGCTGGTGGGTTACGCCACGAAATTCGGCGGTTGGACCGACGCCCTCGGCCCCGCCGGCGACAAGGACGTCAATGGGGGCGACCGCATGGGCGGCCGCTTGAGCTTCACCATCCAGCCAAACCGGGACGTGACCATCACGCCGCGGATCGTCTACCAGAAGGTGACCGCCGACGGATTCAACCGGCAGGAGGTCTACAACCTGTATGCGAACCCGTACACGACCACGGTACCGCCGGTCACTTTCGGCGATGACCAGCAATACCTGAAGCTGAGCGAGAAGTTCGAGGACAAGACGACGATCGCCGACCTGACGATGAGGTTCGGCTTCGCCAGTACGGAGCTGACCTCGGTGACCACGTATACCGACCGCAACATCCTGGTCAGCCGCGATGCGAGCGCGTTGACCGGTTCGGTGTCGGTCGATCTCGGTTTTCCGACCGCCGGCGTGCTGCTGCCCTCGAACCTCATGGACACCACCGACTACAAGGGCTTCACGCAGGAACTGCGCCTGAGCTCCTGGGGCCCTGGCCCGCTGCAATGGGTGGCCGGTCTCTTCTACGCCGACACCGATCGCAAATATGCCCAGCGCCTGCCCACCCCGGGCTACGACGCCTTTACCGACGCCACGCTCGGCGCCGGAACGTCGGCGGCGACGGCCAATGGCTTTCCCGCGAATTCGCCCTACAACGCGGACCTTCCCTACAACCTGAAACAGACGGCGATCTTCGGCGAGCTCAGCTACGAGCTGACCGACAAGCTGACGGGAACGGCCGGCATTCGCTACTACGACTACAAGGAAGAGCGCACCTTCAAGTCGGGTGGCTTGTTCGCCAACGGCGACAACCAGTTCGACAAGACGAAGTCGGACGGCTATAGCCCTCGTTTCCTGCTGGCGTACAAGATGTCGCCGGGCGTGACCTGGAATGCCCAGGCCTCGAAGGGCTTCCGCCTCGGCGGCGTCAATGACCCGCTCAACCTGCCGCTGTGTTCGGACCAGGACGAAGCCATCTTCGGCGGCTACCAGCGCTTCAAGGACGAATCGCTGTGGAACTACGAGCTCGGCGTCAAGATGGCGCAACCGGGACTCACCTTCAATGCGGCCGCGTTCCACACGCAGATGAAGGATCTGCAGGTGACGCTGGATGCGGGGTCGTGCTCGTCACGCGTCGTGTTCAACGTGCCCAAGGCGCACTCGACCGGCATCGAGGCAGAGTTGAGCTGGAGGCCGACCAACAACCTGGAGATCGGTTTCGCGGGCTCCGCGGTGAATGCGGAGTTCGACTCGACGGTCGTGGACGGCACCGGGGCCGTGCTCGGCGGCATTCGCGACGGTAACCGCCTGCCCTCCGTTCCGGAGCTGCAGTTCACCGCCAGCCTGACCTGGAACTTCAACCTCGTCGGAAAAGAGTCCTACGTCACGGCGTCGTACCAATACGTGGGCAGCCGCTTCACGCAGCCTTCGGACCAGGAGAACAACCCGCGCAGGTTCGTGCACAACCTGCCGTTCCTGGGAGCGCCCGCGAGCGCGGCCACGACGGTCGACCTCGAGTTGCCCAAGTACAACCTGGTCAACCTCAGCGCGGGGATGGAGTTCGATCGCGGATTCTCGGCGATCGTCTACGTCAACAACCTGACCGACGAGAAGGCGCTGCTCTCCTTCGACCGGGAACGGGGCGGCCGCGCGCGACTCGGGTTCCAGACCAACCAGCCTCGCACCATCGGCGTGACGCTGCGGAAGTCGTTCTAA
- a CDS encoding lytic transglycosylase domain-containing protein, with protein sequence MKGKSYTLLAACLTAAAFLAPSVARADIYAFTDQNGVMHFTNIKGLDNRYKLVRKEGSSLPARAVPASYTAYMPSEADMKKFATIIDVASREHGVDKHLVHAVISAESGFNPRAVSPKGATGLMQLMPDTARRFGVRNINDPYENIHGGVKYLKELLALFKGDMRLAVAGYNAGENAVIRAGNRIPAYPETMNYVPKVLDYYKKFQARQG encoded by the coding sequence ATGAAAGGCAAGTCCTACACCCTCCTGGCCGCCTGTCTGACAGCGGCAGCCTTCCTGGCCCCCTCGGTGGCCCGGGCGGACATCTATGCCTTCACGGACCAGAACGGGGTGATGCACTTCACGAACATCAAGGGCCTGGACAACCGCTACAAGCTGGTTCGCAAGGAGGGCTCGTCCCTTCCGGCGCGGGCTGTCCCCGCCTCGTACACGGCGTACATGCCGTCCGAAGCGGACATGAAGAAGTTCGCGACGATCATCGACGTCGCCTCCCGCGAGCATGGGGTGGACAAGCACCTCGTCCATGCCGTGATCTCCGCCGAGTCCGGGTTCAACCCCCGCGCCGTCTCGCCCAAGGGTGCCACCGGCCTCATGCAGCTGATGCCTGACACGGCCCGCCGCTTTGGCGTGCGCAACATCAACGACCCGTACGAGAACATCCACGGTGGCGTGAAGTACCTGAAAGAGCTGCTGGCCCTGTTCAAGGGCGACATGCGGCTCGCGGTCGCCGGCTACAACGCGGGCGAGAACGCTGTGATCCGCGCGGGCAATCGGATTCCGGCCTACCCGGAAACGATGAACTACGTCCCGAAGGTTCTCGACTACTACAAGAAATTCCAGGCCCGCCAGGGCTGA
- a CDS encoding efflux RND transporter permease subunit: protein MTLPEVCIKRPVFATVLSIVVLLIGAISYTRLSVREYPKIDEPVVNVETIYRGASADVIESQVSKVLEDSISGIEGVDVISSVSRSESSNVTVRFKLTRDPDAAAADVRDKVARVRGKLPQDIDEPIIAKTEADAFPIMWMGITSDKHTRLETSDYASRYVRPRLLTLPGAADVRVFGERRPSMRIWLDRAKLAAYKLTPSDVEDALRRQNVEIPAGRIESRSREFSVLSQTDLATPEQFGAAVIRDANGIQVRIRDVAKIELAAASERLVTRFNGRPSVSLGVIRQSTANALELSQAARKEMAEISKSMPDGMKLELSFDSSVFIEESLKAVMKTILEAVLLVALVIFVFLRNVRATMIPLVTIPVSLIGAGMFLYAAGFSINTLTLLSMVLAIGLVVDDAIVVLENIYRYMEQGMSRLDAALKGTREIAFAVIAMTVTLAAVYAPLAFQSGRTGKLFTEFAVALAGAVLVSGFVALTLSPMMCSKILKHEPTHGAVFNFFERLFTGLTNGYRRALTLALDHRVIVLSVMLGVGALSIVLFQFLRQELAPSEDRSVVFVPVTAPEGSTVAFTMQYMERIEQFYRDIPEMNRYFVMAGNPTADSGFSVLALKLWNERTRTQQEIARELGPKLQGLPGVLAFPLNPPSLGGSRGAPVQFVLMTQASYPELQVMVEKLMDEARKNPGLNNIDTDLRLNQPEIRVGVNREKLADLGVPVENVGRTLETLLGGRVVTRFKRDGEQYDVIVQVSDADRTSPRDIADIYVRGRNGEMVQLANVLQTSEGVSPKNLNHFQKMRAAVLTANLAPGYTLGQAVDYLDAAAKKTLPGTVTDLSGLSREYRDAAGSFAVVLLLAAVFIYLVLAAQFESFVDPFIIMLSVPLSMTGAFAALLLSGGTWNTFSQIGVVTLVGLITKHGILIVEFANQLQEKGMTIHDAVIEAAVLRLRPILMTTGAMVLGALPLALATGAGAESRHQIGWVIVGGMLVGTLFTLLLVPTAYSLLAARHRTFEDRLQAERTAEGKHAAAD, encoded by the coding sequence ATGACGCTTCCTGAGGTCTGCATCAAGCGGCCCGTCTTCGCGACGGTCCTCTCCATCGTTGTCCTGCTGATCGGCGCCATTTCGTACACGCGCCTGTCGGTTCGCGAATACCCCAAGATCGACGAGCCGGTCGTGAACGTGGAGACCATCTATCGCGGCGCCTCCGCCGACGTGATCGAGTCCCAGGTTTCGAAGGTGCTCGAGGATTCGATCTCCGGCATCGAGGGCGTGGACGTGATCTCGTCGGTCTCGCGCTCGGAATCGTCCAACGTCACGGTGCGCTTCAAGCTCACGCGCGATCCGGACGCGGCAGCGGCGGACGTGCGCGACAAGGTCGCGCGCGTGCGCGGCAAGCTCCCGCAGGACATCGACGAGCCGATCATCGCCAAGACCGAGGCCGATGCCTTCCCGATCATGTGGATGGGCATCACGAGCGACAAGCACACGCGCCTCGAGACCTCCGACTACGCCTCGCGCTACGTCCGCCCTCGCCTGCTCACGCTGCCCGGTGCCGCGGACGTGCGCGTGTTTGGCGAACGCCGCCCTTCGATGCGCATCTGGCTCGACCGCGCGAAGCTCGCCGCGTACAAGCTCACGCCCTCGGATGTCGAGGACGCCCTGCGCCGCCAGAACGTCGAGATTCCCGCGGGCCGGATCGAATCGCGCTCGCGCGAGTTTTCGGTCCTGTCGCAGACGGACCTCGCCACGCCGGAGCAGTTCGGCGCAGCGGTGATCCGCGATGCCAACGGCATCCAGGTTCGCATCCGCGACGTGGCCAAGATCGAGCTCGCTGCAGCCTCCGAGCGCCTCGTCACGCGCTTCAACGGCCGGCCGTCGGTTTCGCTGGGCGTGATCCGCCAGTCGACCGCGAATGCGCTGGAGCTCTCGCAAGCGGCGCGCAAGGAGATGGCGGAGATCAGCAAGTCGATGCCCGATGGGATGAAGCTGGAGCTCTCCTTCGACTCCTCCGTGTTCATCGAGGAATCCCTCAAGGCGGTGATGAAGACGATCCTCGAGGCGGTGCTGCTGGTCGCCCTCGTGATCTTCGTGTTCCTGCGCAACGTGCGCGCCACGATGATTCCGCTGGTGACGATCCCCGTGTCGTTGATCGGCGCAGGCATGTTCCTCTACGCCGCGGGCTTCTCGATCAACACGCTCACGCTGCTCTCGATGGTGCTCGCCATCGGCCTCGTCGTGGACGACGCGATCGTCGTGCTGGAGAACATCTACCGCTACATGGAGCAGGGCATGTCGCGGCTCGATGCGGCGCTCAAGGGCACGCGCGAGATCGCCTTCGCGGTGATCGCGATGACCGTCACGCTCGCGGCCGTATACGCGCCGCTCGCTTTCCAGAGCGGCCGCACGGGGAAGCTCTTCACGGAATTCGCAGTGGCCCTCGCCGGTGCGGTGCTCGTGTCGGGTTTCGTCGCGCTGACGCTCTCGCCGATGATGTGCTCGAAGATCCTCAAGCACGAGCCGACCCACGGAGCGGTGTTCAATTTCTTCGAGCGGCTCTTCACCGGCCTCACCAACGGCTATCGCCGTGCCCTGACGCTCGCACTCGACCACCGAGTGATCGTGCTCTCGGTCATGCTTGGCGTGGGCGCACTCAGCATCGTGCTCTTCCAGTTCCTGCGCCAGGAGCTCGCGCCCTCGGAAGACCGCAGCGTGGTCTTCGTGCCGGTTACCGCGCCCGAAGGTTCGACCGTCGCCTTCACCATGCAGTACATGGAACGCATCGAGCAGTTCTACCGCGACATTCCCGAGATGAATCGCTACTTCGTCATGGCGGGCAACCCCACGGCGGACAGCGGCTTCTCGGTGCTCGCGCTCAAGCTCTGGAACGAACGCACGCGCACACAGCAGGAGATCGCGCGCGAGCTCGGCCCCAAGCTCCAGGGCCTGCCCGGCGTCCTGGCTTTCCCGCTCAATCCTCCCTCGCTGGGGGGCTCGCGTGGCGCACCCGTGCAATTCGTGCTGATGACGCAGGCGTCCTATCCCGAGCTGCAGGTGATGGTCGAGAAGCTCATGGACGAAGCGCGCAAGAACCCCGGGCTCAACAACATCGACACCGATCTGCGACTCAACCAGCCGGAGATTCGCGTGGGCGTGAACCGCGAGAAGCTCGCGGACCTGGGTGTACCCGTGGAGAACGTGGGCCGCACGCTCGAAACGCTGCTGGGCGGCCGGGTCGTGACCCGCTTCAAGCGCGACGGCGAGCAATACGACGTGATCGTCCAGGTCTCGGACGCTGACCGCACCTCCCCGCGCGATATCGCGGACATCTACGTACGCGGCCGCAATGGCGAAATGGTGCAGCTCGCCAACGTGCTGCAGACGAGCGAAGGCGTGTCGCCCAAGAACCTGAACCACTTCCAGAAGATGCGCGCCGCCGTCCTCACCGCGAACCTCGCACCCGGCTACACGCTGGGCCAGGCGGTCGATTATCTCGACGCCGCCGCGAAGAAGACACTTCCCGGCACCGTCACGGATCTCAGCGGCTTGTCGCGCGAGTACCGCGATGCCGCGGGAAGCTTCGCCGTGGTGCTGCTGCTCGCCGCGGTCTTCATCTACCTCGTGCTCGCCGCGCAGTTCGAGAGCTTCGTCGATCCCTTCATCATCATGTTGTCGGTACCGCTCTCGATGACCGGCGCCTTCGCGGCACTGCTCCTGTCAGGCGGCACGTGGAACACCTTCAGCCAGATCGGGGTCGTGACACTCGTGGGCCTCATCACCAAGCACGGCATCCTCATCGTGGAGTTTGCGAATCAACTCCAGGAAAAGGGCATGACGATCCACGACGCGGTGATCGAAGCGGCCGTGCTTCGCCTTCGCCCCATCCTGATGACGACCGGCGCGATGGTGCTCGGTGCCCTGCCCCTCGCCCTGGCTACCGGCGCGGGCGCGGAATCGCGCCACCAGATCGGCTGGGTGATCGTGGGCGGAATGCTGGTGGGGACGCTCTTCACGCTGCTGCTCGTGCCCACCGCCTACTCGCTGCTCGCCGCGCGCCACCGGACGTTCGAGGATCGTCTCCAAGCCGAACGCACGGCCGAAGGAAAGCACGCCGCGGCGGATTGA
- a CDS encoding efflux RND transporter periplasmic adaptor subunit, whose amino-acid sequence MRKLVFGGICLAALLAVGGLSFWAGTRNTSGTPPSNSASAPPKAGGAPAGVAVEAVTVATVKLPNSLAAVGSLRSDETIIVRPEIPGRVAEIRFREGERVTKGSVLVQLDNSVQKADADRARANLTLQKSKFDRAVDLRKQGFISGQSKDEAENLWKVAAADSEITQARLEKMEIKAPFNGTIGLRSVSVGDYVKEGQDIVNLEAIDSLKVDFRVPETFISQVRGGQALQVTLDALGDKAYEGKVYAINPLFDAGGRAIVIRATVPNVDGKLRPGMFARVRLITSEVKDSIMVPEESLFPVGTDKYVYRIVDGRALRTKVEIGQRREAKVEIIDGLSAKDVVVTAGQLKIRDGVVVKVANAPVPAPPPKAEATEKPRS is encoded by the coding sequence ATGCGAAAACTAGTCTTTGGTGGCATCTGCCTCGCGGCCCTGTTGGCCGTCGGCGGCCTCTCGTTCTGGGCCGGCACGCGTAATACGTCGGGTACCCCGCCCTCCAACTCCGCTTCCGCGCCCCCCAAGGCGGGCGGCGCCCCCGCGGGCGTCGCGGTCGAAGCGGTCACGGTGGCCACGGTGAAGCTTCCCAACTCGCTCGCCGCGGTGGGCAGCCTGCGCTCCGACGAAACCATCATCGTGCGGCCCGAGATTCCGGGACGCGTGGCCGAGATCCGCTTTCGCGAAGGCGAGCGCGTGACGAAGGGCTCCGTGCTCGTCCAGCTCGACAACTCCGTGCAGAAGGCCGATGCCGACCGCGCGAGGGCGAACCTCACGCTGCAGAAGAGCAAGTTCGACCGCGCGGTGGATCTTCGCAAGCAGGGCTTCATCTCGGGTCAGTCGAAGGATGAAGCCGAGAATCTCTGGAAGGTTGCCGCGGCCGATTCGGAAATCACCCAGGCGCGGCTCGAGAAGATGGAAATCAAGGCCCCCTTCAACGGCACGATCGGCCTGCGCTCGGTGAGCGTCGGCGACTACGTGAAGGAAGGCCAGGACATCGTGAACCTCGAGGCGATCGATTCGTTGAAGGTCGATTTCCGCGTGCCCGAGACATTCATTTCGCAGGTGCGCGGCGGCCAGGCGCTGCAGGTCACGCTCGACGCCCTGGGCGACAAGGCCTACGAGGGCAAGGTCTACGCGATCAACCCGCTGTTCGACGCAGGCGGCCGCGCCATCGTGATCCGCGCCACGGTCCCCAACGTCGATGGAAAGCTGCGCCCCGGAATGTTCGCGCGCGTGCGGCTCATCACGAGCGAGGTGAAGGATTCGATCATGGTCCCCGAGGAGTCGCTCTTCCCCGTGGGCACCGACAAGTACGTCTATCGGATCGTCGACGGCCGCGCGCTTCGCACGAAGGTCGAGATCGGCCAGCGGCGCGAAGCGAAGGTCGAGATCATCGATGGCCTGAGCGCCAAGGACGTCGTCGTGACGGCCGGACAGCTCAAGATCCGCGATGGCGTGGTGGTGAAGGTCGCCAATGCGCCCGTGCCGGCGCCTCCCCCGAAGGCGGAGGCCACCGAGAAGCCGCGGTCATGA
- a CDS encoding YdcH family protein — MATITMENAEEVKRRISELNLEHRDLDRAIEALELNPLHDELQLKRLKKRKLMLKDQIFMLQRQLVPDIPA; from the coding sequence ATGGCGACCATCACGATGGAGAATGCCGAAGAGGTGAAGCGGCGCATCAGCGAACTCAACCTGGAACACCGAGACCTGGACCGCGCCATCGAAGCCTTGGAATTGAATCCGCTGCACGACGAACTGCAACTGAAGCGCCTCAAGAAACGCAAGTTGATGCTCAAGGACCAGATCTTCATGTTGCAGCGCCAGCTGGTCCCCGATATCCCCGCCTAG
- a CDS encoding HD domain-containing protein, whose amino-acid sequence MNFRRAEFDVTNRINTTDPVCVRMEVVRIYRSLYSRPQATALASAFDDVSRMYHGEYDGYTACDTEYHDLQHILEVTLAMARLLDGYERSRGDGAAIGERLFQLGVICALFHDVGYIRKRNDKRHKRGAEYTTRHVSRGARFLKGYLPTIGLDEFADVAGSIVHFTGYERPVSTIRVPAPIYKLLGSLLGSADIIAQMSDRCYLEKCRDRLFPEFVAGGITRKQTGKGEIVVFASAEDLVRKTPAFYQTASRRLDVELGGAYQYAKTHFGGDNLYMDAVKQNIRFAERIGSANELTLRRHPPSTITL is encoded by the coding sequence ATGAACTTTCGGCGGGCCGAATTCGACGTCACGAACCGCATCAACACGACCGATCCGGTCTGTGTCCGGATGGAAGTCGTGCGCATCTATCGCTCGCTCTATTCGCGCCCGCAGGCGACCGCGCTTGCCTCGGCTTTCGACGACGTCTCGCGCATGTACCACGGCGAGTACGACGGCTACACCGCATGCGACACGGAGTACCACGACCTCCAGCACATCCTCGAAGTCACGCTGGCCATGGCGCGGCTCCTGGACGGCTACGAGCGCTCGCGCGGCGACGGGGCCGCCATAGGCGAACGGCTTTTCCAGCTCGGCGTGATCTGCGCGCTGTTCCACGACGTCGGCTATATCCGCAAGAGGAACGACAAGCGCCACAAGAGGGGGGCGGAGTACACCACGCGGCATGTCTCGCGCGGCGCGCGCTTCCTGAAGGGCTACCTGCCGACGATCGGTCTCGATGAATTCGCCGACGTGGCCGGTTCCATCGTGCATTTCACGGGCTATGAGCGGCCGGTGAGCACCATCCGCGTCCCGGCACCGATCTACAAATTGCTGGGAAGCCTGCTTGGGTCGGCCGACATCATCGCGCAGATGTCGGACCGCTGTTACCTCGAGAAATGCCGCGATCGCCTGTTCCCCGAATTCGTGGCGGGCGGCATCACGCGCAAGCAGACGGGCAAGGGCGAGATCGTCGTTTTCGCATCCGCCGAGGATCTGGTTCGCAAGACGCCGGCGTTCTACCAGACGGCGTCACGCCGCCTCGATGTCGAACTCGGCGGCGCGTACCAGTACGCCAAGACGCACTTCGGCGGCGACAACCTCTATATGGATGCAGTGAAGCAGAACATCCGCTTCGCAGAACGCATCGGCTCGGCCAACGAGCTCACGCTGCGCCGCCATCCGCCGTCCACGATCACCCTCTAG
- a CDS encoding spore coat protein U domain-containing protein, which yields MRPATMKLRALSLAMALCAPALPALAASCSVYSSTLAFGNYDVLSPTPLDSSTDVTILCFRTQNGETVNYTLTLSIGGGTYSMRTMNNGARTIDYNLYNSPAMTPSTIWGNGTSGTSLVSGSLPMTIVIRIATHTIYGRIPAQQDVAIGTYSGSVTLTMNY from the coding sequence ATGCGTCCTGCAACGATGAAGCTGCGCGCGCTGTCGCTCGCCATGGCGCTGTGCGCGCCCGCACTGCCCGCGCTCGCGGCAAGCTGTTCGGTGTATTCCTCGACGCTCGCGTTCGGGAACTACGACGTGTTATCGCCCACGCCCCTCGACTCCTCGACGGACGTGACAATCCTTTGCTTTCGTACGCAGAACGGCGAGACCGTCAACTACACGCTCACCCTTTCGATCGGTGGCGGCACGTACTCGATGCGCACGATGAACAACGGCGCCCGCACGATCGACTACAACCTCTACAACTCGCCCGCGATGACCCCCTCAACGATCTGGGGCAACGGGACATCGGGCACCTCGCTCGTGTCGGGATCGCTCCCCATGACGATCGTCATCCGGATCGCGACCCACACGATCTACGGCCGCATCCCCGCCCAGCAGGACGTGGCGATCGGTACGTACTCGGGCAGCGTCACGCTGACGATGAACTACTAG